A genomic segment from Daphnia pulex isolate KAP4 chromosome 5, ASM2113471v1 encodes:
- the LOC124194052 gene encoding uncharacterized protein LOC124194052, translating into MAHTNENIIRAEAIVKDCFTASLLAGDRNGIRERLSRILPAGAYPLCNLRGGYDPTQSGPSGSGYTTRHQPMRRRGAPYGARPPPSIPMAYLSAAQRDELQQLEQEKSRQILARAEAREAGSFIAQEERRLATMANINLQQAELDRQKAALQRPPSFIPGKRTAFSPGQQTSSLTPQIPLLKITIPATSTTDAESQLLASPSKDVTMKDKTSERSEELFGPSTPITVSDDVTLTK; encoded by the coding sequence ATGGCCCACACGAACGAAAACATCATCAGAGCAGAGGCCATTGTAAAAGACTGCTTCACTGCCTCGCTCCTAGCCGGAGATCGGAACGGCATCCGCGAGAGACTCTCCCGGATTCTCCCAGCAGGAGCGTATCCACTCTGCAACCTCCGGGGCGGATATGATCCTACCCAATCCGGGCCCTCCGGATCTGGATATACAACCCGACATCAACCCATGAGACGCCGGGGAGCTCCATATGGAGCCAGACCTCCACCATCCATTCCGATGGCTTATCTCTCAGCCGCCCAACGAGACGAACTGCAACAACTGGAGCAAGAAAAAAGCAGACAAATATTGGCCCGGGCTGAAGCACGGGAAGCTGGCAGCTTCATCGCTCAAGAGGAGCGCCGACTGGCTACCATGGCGAATATCAACCTACAACAGGCCGAATTGGACCGCCAAAAAGCGGCTCTCCAACGTCCACCATCATTCATCCCTGGTAAACGAACTGCATTCAGCCCAGGACAGCAAACGTCATCACTGACCCCACAGATTCCACTgctaaaaattacaattccgGCCACTTCAACTACGGACGCCGAAAGCCAACTCTTGGCATCACCAAGCAAGGACGTTACAATGAAAGACAAAACTTCTGAACGATCCGAAGAACTTTTTGGCCCGAGTACACCAATTACCGTTTCGGATGATGTAACACtcacaaaataa